A genomic segment from Segniliparus rotundus DSM 44985 encodes:
- a CDS encoding aldo/keto reductase, with product MSVPNIPLNDGNTIPQLGFGVWQVPDDVAEPAVAKAFEVGYRHIDTAAVYNNERGVGRAIAKSGLAREELYITTKLWNAEQGYDSTLAALDASLQRLGLDYVDLYLIHWAVPARDDFVATFKAFQKAREDGKVRSIGVSNFHEAHVRRVIEETGETPSVNQIELHPHLAQARLRELHRELGIATESYSPLGIGKSLSEPVVQKIAEEAGVTPAQALIRWHLQIGNIVIPKSQTPERIASNFDVFGFELTPAQIDAITGLPEQPRLNPDPDEFNLDDKWPYGDPNSH from the coding sequence GTGAGCGTTCCGAACATTCCCCTCAACGACGGCAACACTATTCCTCAGCTGGGCTTTGGCGTGTGGCAGGTGCCCGACGACGTCGCCGAGCCCGCGGTGGCGAAGGCGTTCGAGGTCGGCTACCGGCACATCGACACCGCCGCTGTGTACAACAACGAGCGCGGGGTGGGCCGCGCCATCGCGAAATCGGGTTTGGCGAGGGAGGAGCTCTACATCACGACGAAGCTGTGGAACGCCGAGCAAGGCTACGACAGCACCCTCGCCGCCCTGGACGCGAGCTTGCAGCGGCTGGGCCTGGACTACGTCGACTTGTATTTGATCCACTGGGCCGTGCCCGCGAGGGATGATTTCGTCGCGACGTTCAAGGCGTTCCAGAAGGCCAGGGAGGACGGCAAGGTCCGCTCCATCGGCGTCTCGAACTTCCACGAGGCCCATGTGCGCCGGGTCATCGAGGAGACCGGCGAGACGCCGAGCGTCAACCAAATCGAGCTGCACCCGCATCTCGCCCAGGCCCGGCTGCGCGAGCTGCACAGGGAACTCGGGATCGCGACCGAGTCGTACTCGCCGCTCGGGATCGGCAAGAGCTTGTCGGAGCCAGTGGTCCAGAAGATCGCCGAGGAGGCGGGCGTCACCCCGGCGCAGGCGCTCATCCGTTGGCACTTGCAGATCGGGAACATCGTGATCCCCAAGTCGCAGACCCCGGAGCGGATCGCGTCGAACTTCGACGTGTTCGGCTTCGAACTGACGCCCGCCCAGATCGACGCGATCACGGGCCTGCCCGAGCAGCCGCGCCTGAACCCCGACCCGGACGAGTTCAACCTCGACGACAAGTGGCCCTACGGAGACCCGAACAGCCATTGA